The nucleotide sequence CTTGagcgttgttttggttgcgattcacATTCCCAGCTTGATTATCATTGTtcccacggtttccatttccgccgtTTCCTCCTTGCTGGCGGTTTCCGTTACCATTCCCATTACCTCGATTCCCAGTACGCCCAGCACCAGTTCtggcccaacacgtatccttcgtgtggccGTTCCTTCCACATGATTCACACTTTCTCAATCTGCACGATCaagaatgatggcgctggcatgtattacacttgggcagagtgcccatataACCATTTCCTTTATTCTCAGCACCAGTTGCAGCTCTGGCCGGTGTGCATGCTTTACCTTTCTTGTTCACATTGCttgtaccttgcttgaagtttgaaaatttcGTTTTGTTTTCtccagacgactccacatgagtctctttcttcttctgctcaGAATTCGAGAACTTGTTCAATCGAATaacttcctcagtaagagccacactgagatcaatggcttctgtgattggCAAGCTTAGACAtagtaaccatactcatgatctgaggtgccaatccccagataaagcgctcaatTCGTTTGAACTCCGGCGTGACCATGTAtggcactacatgggacaaatcttggaatctctgaacattctctgcaatcttgggaccttccatttttagatgccagaactcggtctctaGCTTCTGAATCTCAGCACGTGAGCAATACTTTCTTCTCATGAGCTCCTTAAGCTCATTCCATGACatcgcataagcagcagcttcaccaagagtttgcacttgcaaattccaccaagatagggctccatccagaaatagccctaagatgtaggtcacttgttgctcgggagcacacttgctcattctaagaacagactcagtcttctcagcccatcttacaaatgcaacagcacctcctgtgccgtcgaaattcacgggcttgcaatcgagaaattgcttgtaagtgcaccctgcacatacgtttgaatttacaaatggtattagcgaagGTTCTAAAAATATCCAAATGCACCATAatatatctcaaacgacttaacattaccattaggtggattgttattgccgtggtTATGCGAGATATTTCCACTTGTTTCTGCATGAGAAGCAGCATACTGCGCGATAGCAGCAACAATGAttccttgaagttctgcctcattagtgggcatgcgcggatcacgtcttggtggcatcttctaaaagatgtttcacgttggtcaAGTCATAGTGAGTGAATAATATGGGTATGTAATAACAttcatcaagcacataacatctcatgttacaagTTAATCGagcacataacatcacatgttatagaatataaacaatcaatccaacatcACATATACTGAGAATATtgcgattgcgctatcataaatcaagaccacagtacaatgtttacaagttttgtgactgtatcatacatcaaaagtgactaagggccacatcgcccttgtATGATCTGTCTAGTCAACTACAACAACAATCAAAACTAAACACCAAAAAGTAATGTCGtcaaaatgcggtcttcaaaaagctgtatagtctgcacaatcgcggtcctctcaccaaaagtctacctgcgtcgaATCAAAATGCCTATGCTAATGGCGGAGGAGGAGGGGGAAAACGAGAGAAAAGTAAGCGACGCATATGTAACCAATCCTCCTCTAATGCACGACTAACGCGCAGCAAATATGCTATCTACTGCTCAGAAGTCATGAAGCAAACGTCTGAGTCGGGTGAAAGTGGACGTGGTGTGGGTGGTGCTGAAAATGGAGTCTGACAATGACAAggtggtcgctgagctctctccaactcctgtaTACGACGGGTCAgtgcctcctgctgtatcatcaaaGATGTGAGTATGTCCTCCGTAGAATACCCAACATggtatgggtgatacggatcagacagtggcatgatagggggcgtagtccataggAATGGCTCGCTAGATGGAGTGAAGGATGGTGCAGTAGGTGGTCCAACATGGGGAAACTGTAAAGTGAATGGAAAAGGGGACGACAACATGGGTGGAACAGGAACAGGCGGTTGTCtagatgacccctctccaggacgcggtggcggtatgtcctgaaGGAACGTAAAAGGAAGATCTGTGCGGTGAGCATCTGTGATGTGTGGGGGAAACAATGGGGTATCAGTGGGTGCTGAAATGGGTGCTGAAACGGGTACAGAAACGGGTGCTAAAACGGGGGCTGCTGGAGGTGTAACAGATAACACGAATGGTGGGTAATCGCCATCGTCATCGatccacccgttacgggtgtcGGCGTAACGTGGATCTATATGGGTAGCAAAAGGTGCATGGTCGAACAGCACCGGCACAGGATCAGGAAATGGTGCAACTACAGGATCCTCTATCAAGAGTGGAGCGTCAACAGGAGCGTCAACAACATGATCATCCACCAGcggtggagcaacaacaggatgatcaACTATGGGTATATCATCAATAAAGGGTGCAATGGCTGGTGCATCATCATGagcagggtcatgctctaatgcagggTCAGGAGCAGCTAAAGGCTctggggccacagcaggctccgggtcaacaaaatccatatcaaaatcagctggattaTCAAACAAAGGATCGATAGGGGCTACAGGCTCCTCTATGGGCTGGTCTAAGTGAATAAACtcgatatcctggtcaggatcaaaaccagggggaaagacaggatcaaaaTCATCGTCAACCGCGTGATCAAACTCAAGATCATGTGCGGGAGCaggtgcagctgatgacgccatgtcagggtcggcgtcgtgagAGTGATGCTGCACTCCCTGAGTGTGCAAAGATGCAGACGCCAcagactcaaatgagtctgggacaggtgaatcaacaggagcctcctctgcaggagcatcagcaaTGGGTAAGATGACATCAGCAGCGATAGGGGCCCCACCCTCATGGTCAGCCTCaggtgggtcctcctcaaacagatcgatgtCGTCGTCAAAAACAACATCGAGTGGCATATCTACGACTAGATAAGCAGCAAGCggtataggagcagggatcaccgcaagtgGTAAGTCCCTGGCGGgaaggccatcagcaggctcagcTCCGACGTCAGgtagcgcaaagggctggaaatcgtcgtcaTCGGTACTGGTGGTATCGGAAGTGTAGACCTCTCGCTCGGATGGAATCTCGTCATCTCATACGATCGCCATAGGGTCTAAAGTGTCTGAAACTCCCGTGTCTGATGAT is from Helianthus annuus cultivar XRQ/B chromosome 9, HanXRQr2.0-SUNRISE, whole genome shotgun sequence and encodes:
- the LOC118481697 gene encoding proline-rich protein 36-like, encoding MASSSDTGVSDTLDPMAIPFALPDVGAEPADGLPARDLPLAVIPAPIPLAAYLVVDMPLDVVFDDDIDLFEEDPPEADHEGGAPIAADVILPIADAPAEEGVQHHSHDADPDMASSAAPAPAHDLEFDHAVDDDFDPVFPPGFDPDQDIEFIHLDQPIEEPPAVAPEPLAAPDPALEHDPAHDDAPAIAPFIDDIPIVDHPVVAPPLVDDHVVDAPVDAPLLIEDPVVAPFPDPVPVLFDHAPFATHIDPRYADTRNGWIDDDGDYPPFVLSVTPPAAPVLAPVSVPVSAPISAPTDTPLFPPHITDAHRTDLPFTFLQDIPPPRPGEGSSRQPPVPVPPILPITEAIDLSVALTEEVIRLNKFSNSEQKKKETHVESSGENKTKFSNFKQGTSNVNKKGKACTPARAATGAENKGNGYMGTLPKCNTCQRHHS